In one Pseudomonas hydrolytica genomic region, the following are encoded:
- a CDS encoding glucan biosynthesis protein G: protein MGRAGKLALGVLPLLFAAQSWAFDLNDVAIQAQALAAESYNQPQSRLPDALRELPFAGYQKVRFLEDKAHWRDGKTPFQLYFFHQGMHFDLPVKINEVTAKGTREIKYDPAMFDFSDLQINRDELKDLGFAGFKVIHQLNDVGKHDELMSVLGASYFRIVGKGQVFGLSARGLAIDTALPSGEEFPRFTEFWIEKPQPDRRSLVIYALLDSPRATGAYRMEIKPGRDSVLDVQAKVYLRENVEKLGIAPLTSMYLFGANQPWPRPNYRPQLHDSDGLAIAAGNGEWIWRPLNNPQRLNVSSYRIDNPRGFGLMQRGRDFNQYQDLDDRYELRPSGWVETVGDWGAGHVELVEIPTPDETNDNIVALWRPEKLPAPGEALDVAYRLHFSRDDAGLHDPKLAMVSQTRLSEGDIKQANLIRQADGSTALVVDFVGEELAKRPADSAPQVQVSVDDNGELVEDSLRYNPVSKGWRLMLRVKVKDQARPVEMRAALVEDGKPLSETWSYQLPAHE, encoded by the coding sequence ATGGGCAGGGCCGGCAAGCTGGCCCTCGGTGTGCTTCCCCTGTTGTTCGCGGCCCAGAGCTGGGCATTCGATCTGAACGATGTGGCCATCCAGGCCCAGGCCCTCGCTGCCGAGAGTTACAACCAGCCGCAGAGCCGCCTGCCGGATGCCCTGCGCGAGCTGCCTTTCGCCGGCTACCAGAAAGTGCGCTTCCTCGAGGACAAGGCCCACTGGCGCGACGGCAAGACCCCGTTCCAGCTGTACTTCTTCCATCAGGGCATGCATTTCGATCTGCCGGTGAAGATCAACGAGGTGACCGCCAAGGGCACCCGTGAAATCAAGTACGACCCGGCGATGTTCGATTTCTCCGACCTGCAGATCAATCGCGACGAACTCAAGGACCTGGGCTTCGCCGGCTTCAAGGTGATCCATCAGCTCAACGATGTGGGCAAGCATGACGAACTGATGAGCGTGCTCGGCGCCAGCTACTTCCGCATCGTCGGCAAGGGCCAGGTGTTCGGTCTTTCCGCGCGCGGCCTGGCGATCGACACCGCGTTGCCGTCCGGCGAGGAGTTCCCGCGCTTCACCGAGTTCTGGATCGAGAAGCCGCAGCCCGACCGCCGCAGCCTGGTGATCTACGCGTTGCTCGACTCGCCGCGCGCCACCGGCGCCTACCGCATGGAAATCAAGCCCGGCCGCGACAGCGTGCTGGATGTGCAGGCCAAGGTGTACCTGCGCGAAAACGTCGAGAAGCTGGGTATCGCGCCGCTGACCAGCATGTACCTGTTCGGTGCCAACCAGCCCTGGCCGCGCCCCAACTACCGCCCGCAGCTGCACGACTCCGACGGCCTGGCCATTGCCGCCGGCAACGGCGAATGGATCTGGCGTCCCTTGAACAACCCGCAGCGCCTCAACGTGAGCAGCTACCGCATCGACAACCCGCGCGGCTTCGGCCTGATGCAGCGCGGCCGCGACTTCAACCAGTATCAGGACCTCGACGACCGCTACGAGCTGCGCCCCAGCGGCTGGGTGGAAACCGTCGGCGACTGGGGCGCGGGCCACGTCGAGCTGGTGGAGATTCCCACCCCCGACGAAACCAACGACAACATCGTCGCCCTGTGGCGCCCCGAGAAGCTGCCGGCGCCGGGCGAGGCGCTGGATGTGGCCTATCGCCTACACTTCAGCCGTGACGACGCCGGGCTGCACGACCCGAAGCTGGCCATGGTCAGCCAGACCCGCCTGTCCGAGGGCGACATCAAACAGGCCAACCTGATCCGTCAGGCCGATGGCAGCACCGCCCTGGTGGTGGACTTCGTCGGCGAGGAATTGGCCAAGCGCCCGGCGGATTCCGCGCCGCAGGTGCAGGTCAGCGTCGACGACAACGGCGAGCTGGTAGAAGACAGCCTGCGCTACAACCCGGTGAGCAAGGGCTGGCGCCTGATGCTGCGGGTCAAGGTCAAGGATCAGGCGCGCCCGGTGGAGATGCGTGCAGCCCTGGTCGAGGATGGCAAACCCCTGTCGGAAACCTGGAGCTACCAGTTGCCTGCCCATGAATAA
- the bglX gene encoding beta-glucosidase BglX, with protein MKCLRQFALAALFVSPALLAAAPSIDDRSAFIADLLGRMTLEEKVGQLRLISIGGDMPRERIVEEMAAGRIGATFNSVVRPDNRPMQEAALRSRLGIPVFFAYDIIHGHRTTFPIGLGLASSWDIEAIENSARIAALEASADGLDMTFAPTVDISRDPRWGRTSEGFGEDPYLVSRIAAAMVRGFQGKDPSDPQRIMASVKHFALYGAVEGGRDYNVVDMSPLRMYQDYLPPYRAAIDAGAGGVMVALNAVNGVPASANKWLLDDLLRRQWGFKGVVLSDHGAITELLRHGVAADGREAARLAISAGVGMSMADTLYDQELPALVRSGAVAQSVLDEAVTHVLNTKYDLGLFHDPFRRIGRAEDDPADVNAESRLHRADARAMARDSLVLLENRGDTLPLRKNATVALIGPLADSQVDMLGSWSAVGVAEQAVTLRQGMEAALAGQGKLLHAVGANVTDDARVIDYLNQLNWDRPEVVPDKRTPQAMLDEAVALAAQADVIVAAVGEARGMSHESSSRTRLDLPDSQQALLRALKATGKPLVLVLMNGRPLALGWEKDNADAILETWYSGIEGGHAIADVLFGEHNPSGKLPISFPRSVGQIPTYYNHLRLGRPYTPGTPGNYTSQYFEEATGPLYPFGYGLSYSDFQLSAPKLSAERMHPDQRIRVSVTLKNAGPRPGATVVQLYLHDEAASVIRPEKELKAFRRVKLEAGEARELSFEIDESMLRFFDASLQHVSEPGAFRVQLGLDSQAVQEARFELLPRP; from the coding sequence ATGAAATGCCTGCGTCAGTTCGCTCTTGCCGCCCTGTTCGTCTCTCCCGCTCTGCTCGCCGCCGCGCCCTCGATCGATGACCGTTCGGCCTTCATCGCCGATCTGCTGGGGCGCATGACCCTGGAGGAAAAGGTCGGGCAGCTGCGCCTGATCAGCATCGGCGGCGACATGCCGCGCGAACGCATCGTCGAGGAGATGGCGGCCGGCCGCATCGGCGCCACCTTCAATTCGGTGGTGCGCCCGGACAACCGGCCGATGCAGGAGGCGGCGTTGCGCAGTCGCCTGGGCATCCCGGTGTTCTTCGCCTACGACATCATCCACGGTCACCGCACCACCTTTCCCATCGGCCTGGGCCTGGCCTCGAGCTGGGACATCGAGGCCATCGAGAACAGCGCGCGCATCGCCGCCCTGGAGGCCAGTGCCGACGGCCTGGACATGACCTTCGCGCCGACCGTGGACATCTCCCGCGATCCGCGCTGGGGGCGCACCTCCGAAGGCTTCGGCGAGGACCCCTACCTGGTGTCGCGCATCGCTGCCGCCATGGTGCGCGGCTTCCAGGGCAAGGACCCCAGCGACCCACAGCGCATCATGGCCAGCGTCAAGCACTTCGCCCTGTACGGCGCGGTGGAGGGCGGGCGCGATTACAACGTGGTCGACATGAGCCCGCTGCGCATGTACCAGGATTATCTGCCGCCCTATCGCGCCGCCATCGACGCCGGTGCCGGCGGGGTGATGGTGGCCCTGAATGCGGTCAACGGCGTGCCGGCCTCGGCCAACAAATGGCTGCTGGATGACCTGCTGCGCCGGCAGTGGGGCTTCAAGGGGGTGGTGCTCAGCGATCACGGCGCTATCACCGAGCTGCTGCGTCATGGCGTGGCGGCCGATGGTCGCGAGGCCGCACGCCTGGCGATCAGCGCCGGTGTCGGCATGAGCATGGCCGACACGCTCTACGATCAGGAACTGCCGGCGCTGGTACGTAGCGGCGCGGTCGCGCAGAGCGTGCTGGATGAAGCGGTCACCCATGTGCTGAACACCAAGTACGACCTCGGCTTGTTCCACGACCCGTTCCGCCGCATCGGCCGCGCCGAGGACGATCCGGCGGACGTCAACGCCGAGAGCCGTCTGCACCGTGCCGACGCGCGGGCCATGGCGCGCGATTCGCTGGTGCTGCTGGAGAACCGTGGCGACACCCTGCCGCTGCGCAAGAACGCCACCGTGGCGCTGATCGGCCCGCTGGCCGACTCGCAGGTGGACATGCTCGGCAGCTGGTCGGCGGTCGGGGTGGCCGAGCAGGCGGTGACGCTGCGCCAGGGCATGGAGGCGGCGCTCGCCGGGCAGGGCAAGCTGCTCCATGCCGTGGGCGCCAACGTCACCGACGATGCCCGGGTCATCGATTACCTCAACCAGCTCAACTGGGACCGCCCGGAAGTGGTGCCGGACAAGCGCACGCCGCAGGCGATGCTGGACGAAGCCGTTGCCCTGGCCGCCCAGGCCGACGTGATTGTCGCCGCGGTGGGCGAGGCGCGCGGCATGTCCCACGAATCCTCCAGCCGCACCCGCCTGGATCTGCCCGATAGCCAGCAGGCCCTGCTGCGCGCCCTCAAGGCGACCGGCAAACCGCTGGTACTGGTACTGATGAATGGCCGCCCGCTGGCGCTGGGCTGGGAGAAGGACAACGCCGATGCGATCCTGGAAACCTGGTACAGCGGCATCGAGGGCGGCCACGCCATCGCCGATGTGCTGTTCGGCGAGCACAACCCTTCGGGCAAGCTGCCGATCAGCTTCCCGCGTTCGGTCGGGCAGATTCCCACCTATTACAACCACCTGCGCCTGGGCCGCCCCTACACACCGGGCACGCCCGGCAACTACACCTCGCAATACTTCGAGGAGGCCACCGGCCCGCTCTATCCCTTCGGCTACGGGCTGAGCTACAGCGACTTCCAGCTGTCGGCGCCGAAGCTGTCCGCCGAGCGCATGCACCCGGACCAGCGCATCCGCGTCAGCGTCACGCTGAAGAACGCCGGACCACGTCCCGGGGCCACCGTGGTGCAGCTCTACCTGCATGACGAGGCCGCTTCGGTGATCCGTCCGGAGAAGGAACTCAAGGCGTTTCGCAGGGTCAAGCTTGAAGCGGGCGAGGCGCGCGAGCTGAGCTTCGAGATCGACGAAAGCATGCTGCGTTTCTTCGATGCCAGCCTGCAACACGTCAGCGAGCCGGGTGCCTTCCGGGTTCAGCTCGGGCTGGACTCGCAGGCGGTGCAGGAGGCCCGTTTCGAACTGCTGCCGCGCCCCTGA
- a CDS encoding helix-turn-helix domain-containing protein encodes MAQFEHLQVFQSMSRSPHARLHAHAELGDGLAVARWSNAHDARDYLAPSHHTLSCYLAGGTGTFRRERPGDKGAPDKLCILPAEHQSAWIINGEIQLAHLYIEQEQFALGAVALLDREPRSLQLQEATFVEDAEQAVRFRRLCALDWREPGERLLASSLAHELLDHALLNQVGLRQGLRLKGGLAPLQRRRVRDFIEQHLSEPLPLSQLAALCALSEYHFARMFQASFGLPPHRYVLARRLAHACRLLRQSALPLGEIALDSGFASASHFSNRFRQALGATPGQYRAAFR; translated from the coding sequence ATGGCGCAATTCGAACACCTGCAGGTTTTCCAGAGCATGAGCCGCTCGCCCCACGCGCGGCTGCACGCCCATGCCGAGCTGGGCGATGGCCTGGCCGTGGCGCGCTGGAGCAATGCCCACGATGCCCGTGACTACCTCGCCCCCAGCCATCACACGCTGTCCTGCTACCTGGCCGGCGGCACCGGCACCTTTCGCCGCGAACGGCCGGGCGACAAGGGCGCCCCGGACAAGCTGTGCATTCTGCCGGCCGAGCACCAGTCGGCCTGGATCATCAATGGCGAGATCCAGCTGGCCCACCTCTATATCGAACAGGAGCAGTTCGCCCTCGGCGCGGTCGCCCTGCTCGACCGCGAGCCGCGCAGCCTGCAGCTGCAGGAGGCGACCTTTGTCGAAGACGCCGAGCAGGCCGTGCGCTTTCGCCGCCTGTGCGCGCTCGACTGGCGGGAACCGGGCGAGCGCCTGCTGGCCAGCAGCCTGGCCCACGAGCTGCTCGATCACGCCCTGCTCAATCAGGTCGGTCTGCGCCAGGGCCTGCGTCTGAAGGGTGGCCTGGCTCCGCTGCAGCGCAGACGCGTGCGCGACTTCATCGAACAGCACCTGAGCGAGCCGCTGCCCCTGAGCCAACTGGCCGCGCTCTGCGCCTTGTCGGAATACCACTTCGCGCGCATGTTCCAGGCCAGCTTCGGCCTGCCGCCGCACCGCTACGTCCTGGCGCGGCGCCTGGCCCACGCCTGCCGACTGCTGCGTCAGTCCGCGCTGCCGCTGGGCGAAATCGCCCTGGACAGCGGTTTCGCCAGCGCCAGCCATTTCAGCAACCGTTTCCGCCAGGCGCTGGGGGCGACGCCGGGACAGTACCGCGCGGCCTTCCGCTAA
- a CDS encoding DEAD/DEAH box helicase codes for MPLDIHQLRQEDWRSEFGAGDLRRGLAYAEEKRSKLLSLKDNSLLANCRGSGLQTYQQRITLHPYGRKWSVTGHCNCPVGFNCKHVVAALLTLEAQQRAGSDLSEIMVPTRELAEQRLEGIAPTAVLSLGSQVRVHFDARKGRMQEQTQHRAALAFDYAGHRVFGKPAKDLVKRLDADTNLRLIRDAAAEAALRKRLESLGLQVALRQSEALPAEAGEPFELERERDWLDFVQQQLPQLRAEGWQIHMRPDFQYNLAEVDDWYAEVEEDPQQNWFDLELGIEVEGQRLSLLPILLQAIRRTPWLLAPEALAQRTDEDRLLVSLPQGGKRIALPFARLKPLLATLGELYFRDPGEDHLPLRLGRADAARLAELASGPALSWQGGDELRGFAQRLQQLSVREVAPPQGLRAELRPYQLQGLTWMQTLAELRVGGVLADDMGLGKTLQTLAHILCEKQAGRLQQPALIVMPTSLIPNWQDEAARFTPQLRVLALHGAKRKAAFEDIAAHDLILTTYALLPRDLKALNRHAYRLLILDEAQNIKNPRSKAATAAAQVRADLRLCLTGTPLENHLGELWSLFHFLMPGWLGDAKAFTRDYRTPIEKRGDAQRLAHLNGRIRPFLLRRNKEQVASELPPKTEITQWVELTQLQRDRYETLRLAMDQKVRDEIARQGLARSHIVILEALLRLRQSCCDLRLLGDAGSQLTAADSGKLSALLDMLEELVDEGRRVLLFSQFTSMLALIEAELQARKIAYAKLTGSTQDRRTPVARFQAGEFPVFLISLKAGGSGLNLTAADTVIHFDPWWNPAAEAQASDRAYRIGQDKPVFVYKLITRGSVEEKIQQLQQAKASLARGVLEGGSQGQWQLDEADLAALFAPLD; via the coding sequence ATGCCCCTGGATATCCATCAGTTGCGTCAGGAGGACTGGCGCTCCGAATTCGGCGCCGGCGACCTGCGTCGCGGCCTCGCCTATGCCGAGGAAAAACGCAGCAAACTGCTCAGCCTCAAGGACAACAGCCTGCTGGCCAACTGCCGCGGCTCCGGCCTGCAGACCTACCAGCAGCGCATCACCCTGCACCCCTACGGCCGCAAGTGGAGCGTCACCGGCCACTGCAACTGCCCGGTGGGCTTCAACTGCAAGCACGTGGTCGCCGCCCTGCTCACCCTGGAGGCGCAGCAGCGTGCCGGCAGCGATCTTTCCGAAATCATGGTGCCGACCCGGGAGCTGGCCGAGCAGCGCCTCGAAGGCATCGCCCCCACCGCGGTCCTGAGCCTCGGCAGCCAGGTACGGGTGCACTTCGATGCGCGCAAGGGGCGCATGCAGGAGCAGACCCAACACCGCGCCGCGCTGGCCTTCGACTATGCCGGGCATCGCGTCTTCGGCAAGCCGGCCAAGGACCTGGTCAAGCGCCTGGACGCCGACACCAACCTGCGCCTGATCCGTGACGCAGCGGCAGAAGCCGCGCTGCGCAAACGCCTGGAAAGCCTGGGCCTGCAGGTGGCGCTACGGCAGAGCGAGGCGCTGCCGGCCGAAGCTGGCGAGCCGTTCGAGCTGGAACGCGAGCGCGACTGGCTGGACTTCGTCCAGCAGCAGTTGCCACAGCTGCGCGCCGAGGGCTGGCAGATCCACATGCGTCCGGACTTTCAGTACAACCTGGCCGAGGTGGACGACTGGTATGCCGAGGTCGAGGAAGACCCGCAGCAGAACTGGTTCGACCTCGAGCTGGGCATCGAAGTCGAAGGTCAGCGCCTGAGCCTGCTGCCGATCCTGCTCCAGGCCATTCGCCGCACGCCCTGGTTGCTGGCGCCCGAGGCGCTGGCCCAGCGCACCGACGAGGATCGTCTGCTGGTCAGCCTGCCGCAGGGCGGCAAGCGCATCGCCCTGCCCTTCGCCCGCTTGAAGCCCCTGCTGGCCACCCTCGGCGAGCTGTATTTCCGCGATCCCGGCGAGGACCACCTGCCACTGCGCCTGGGCCGGGCCGATGCCGCGCGCCTGGCCGAGCTGGCCAGCGGCCCGGCCCTGAGCTGGCAGGGTGGCGACGAGCTGCGCGGTTTCGCCCAGCGCCTGCAGCAGCTGTCGGTCAGAGAGGTTGCGCCACCCCAGGGACTGCGCGCCGAGCTACGGCCCTATCAGCTGCAGGGCCTGACCTGGATGCAGACCCTGGCCGAGCTGCGCGTCGGCGGCGTGCTGGCCGACGACATGGGCCTGGGCAAGACCCTGCAGACCCTGGCGCATATCCTCTGCGAAAAGCAGGCCGGGCGCCTGCAGCAACCGGCGCTGATCGTCATGCCTACCAGCCTGATTCCCAACTGGCAGGACGAGGCCGCGCGCTTCACCCCGCAGCTGCGGGTGCTGGCCCTGCATGGCGCCAAACGCAAGGCCGCATTTGAGGACATCGCCGCGCACGACCTGATCCTCACCACCTATGCCCTGCTGCCACGCGACCTCAAGGCCCTGAATCGGCATGCCTATCGGCTGCTGATCCTCGACGAGGCGCAGAACATCAAGAACCCGCGCAGCAAGGCCGCCACCGCCGCTGCCCAGGTGCGCGCCGATCTGCGCCTGTGCCTGACCGGTACGCCGCTGGAGAATCACCTGGGCGAGCTGTGGTCGCTGTTCCATTTCCTCATGCCCGGCTGGCTGGGCGATGCCAAGGCCTTCACCCGCGACTACCGCACGCCCATCGAGAAACGCGGCGACGCCCAGCGCCTGGCTCACCTCAATGGGCGCATCCGTCCCTTCCTGCTGCGCCGCAACAAGGAACAGGTGGCCAGCGAACTGCCGCCGAAGACCGAGATCACCCAGTGGGTCGAGCTGACCCAACTGCAACGCGACCGCTACGAGACCCTGCGCCTGGCCATGGACCAGAAGGTGCGCGACGAGATCGCCCGCCAGGGCCTGGCACGCAGCCATATCGTCATCCTCGAAGCCCTGCTGCGCCTGCGCCAGAGCTGCTGCGACCTGCGCCTGCTGGGCGATGCCGGCAGCCAGCTGACGGCCGCCGATTCGGGCAAGCTCAGCGCCCTGCTGGACATGCTCGAAGAGCTGGTGGACGAAGGCCGCCGCGTGCTGCTGTTCTCCCAGTTCACCTCGATGCTGGCGCTGATCGAGGCGGAGCTGCAGGCGCGCAAGATCGCCTACGCCAAGCTCACCGGCAGCACCCAGGACCGGCGCACACCGGTCGCGCGCTTCCAGGCCGGTGAATTCCCGGTATTCCTGATCAGCCTCAAGGCCGGCGGCAGCGGCCTGAACCTGACCGCGGCCGACACCGTGATCCACTTCGACCCCTGGTGGAACCCGGCCGCCGAAGCCCAGGCCAGCGACCGCGCCTATCGCATCGGCCAGGACAAGCCGGTGTTCGTCTACAAGCTGATCACCCGCGGCAGCGTCGAGGAAAAGATCCAGCAGCTGCAGCAGGCCAAGGCCAGCCTGGCCAGGGGCGTGCTGGAAGGCGGCAGCCAGGGCCAGTGGCAGCTGGACGAGGCCGACCTGGCGGCGCTGTTCGCGCCGCTCGACTGA
- a CDS encoding phosphate-starvation-inducible protein PsiE has translation MNWAERLRTGMHGLAESLGNLLMEAFHYLALFAIGAITAWAGVMTFIGMLDKGHITVDDILLLFIYLELAAMVGIYFKTNHMPIRFMIYVAITALTRLLISDISHNHKPDWGVVMVSGAILLLALAILIVRYASARYPAVAGPDTRGRARNRADAEAERDDAAD, from the coding sequence ATGAATTGGGCGGAACGTCTGCGTACGGGCATGCATGGCCTGGCGGAATCCTTGGGTAATCTGCTGATGGAGGCCTTTCACTACCTGGCGCTGTTCGCCATCGGGGCGATCACGGCGTGGGCGGGGGTGATGACCTTCATCGGCATGCTGGACAAGGGCCATATCACGGTCGATGACATCCTGCTGCTGTTCATCTACCTGGAATTGGCGGCGATGGTGGGCATCTACTTCAAGACCAACCATATGCCGATCCGCTTCATGATCTACGTGGCGATCACCGCGCTGACCCGTCTGCTGATCTCGGATATTTCGCACAACCACAAGCCGGACTGGGGCGTGGTGATGGTTTCTGGCGCCATCCTGCTGCTGGCGCTGGCGATTCTGATCGTGCGCTACGCTTCGGCGCGCTATCCGGCGGTGGCCGGCCCTGACACGCGCGGCAGGGCGCGCAACCGCGCCGATGCCGAAGCCGAGCGCGACGACGCCGCGGATTGA
- a CDS encoding YebG family protein, which translates to MAVEVVYRSSRDPERLFMDKAEADRYDKMLELAERLSEVLHKAVPSLSEEQGEELGIFMAKNREIFAKAFKSQPDALDELENETADA; encoded by the coding sequence ATGGCCGTCGAAGTGGTGTACCGCAGCAGCCGCGACCCGGAGCGCTTGTTTATGGATAAGGCCGAAGCCGATCGTTACGACAAGATGCTGGAGTTGGCCGAACGCCTGAGTGAGGTGCTGCACAAGGCGGTGCCGTCGCTCAGCGAGGAACAGGGCGAAGAGCTGGGCATCTTCATGGCCAAGAACCGCGAGATCTTCGCCAAGGCGTTCAAGAGCCAGCCCGATGCCCTCGACGAGCTGGAAAACGAAACCGCCGACGCCTGA
- a CDS encoding DUF488 domain-containing protein, with translation MIQCKRVYLDAAADDGRRVLVDRLWPRGLAKDRLPLDAWLPQVAPSAALRKAFAHRPEAFEDFCSAYRRELAGHPEHWQPLLHWAASGRLTLLYAARDETHNNARVLAEFLEDEWERKGSPSSPVCYQGEFGGG, from the coding sequence ATGATCCAGTGCAAGCGGGTGTATCTCGACGCCGCCGCGGACGACGGTCGCCGCGTGCTGGTCGACCGACTATGGCCGCGCGGCCTGGCCAAGGACCGGCTGCCACTCGATGCCTGGCTGCCACAAGTAGCGCCCTCCGCCGCGCTGCGCAAGGCCTTCGCTCATCGACCGGAGGCTTTCGAGGACTTCTGCAGCGCCTACCGGCGGGAACTGGCCGGCCATCCCGAACACTGGCAACCGCTGCTGCACTGGGCCGCCAGTGGCCGCCTTACCCTGCTGTATGCCGCCCGCGACGAGACGCACAACAACGCGCGGGTGCTGGCCGAGTTTCTCGAAGACGAGTGGGAGCGCAAAGGCTCGCCCAGTTCGCCGGTCTGTTACCAGGGCGAGTTCGGCGGCGGTTGA
- a CDS encoding DMT family transporter has protein sequence MRFDTTSLAACGSTALFVLLWSGGAIFARLGLDHASPFAFLILRFALACLALALIAAYSGTWLPERGLRWPTARAGLLMIGGYSLCYLLALDSGITPGVLATLLGVQPILTLMLLERRASPLRLAGLLLALLGLALIVGDSLLHASLPLTGVLLALAALVCITLGAIAQKGLNQTPMRALPLQYGLCLLASLALLPTQEWRVQFNVGLLLPLLWMGLVISVGAQLLLYRLIRAGNLVNVTSLFYLVPLVTALLDYLLLGNLLSPSAMAGMAAILLGLALVFRFAPQGR, from the coding sequence ATGCGTTTCGATACCACCTCACTGGCCGCTTGCGGCTCGACGGCACTGTTCGTGCTGCTCTGGTCCGGCGGCGCGATCTTCGCTCGCCTGGGTCTTGATCACGCCTCGCCCTTCGCCTTTCTCATCCTGCGCTTCGCCCTCGCCTGCCTGGCGCTGGCACTGATCGCCGCGTATTCGGGCACCTGGCTGCCCGAACGCGGCCTGCGCTGGCCCACGGCCAGGGCCGGGCTGCTGATGATCGGCGGCTACAGCCTGTGCTACCTGCTGGCGCTGGACAGCGGCATCACCCCCGGTGTGCTCGCCACCCTGCTCGGCGTGCAGCCGATCCTCACCCTGATGCTGCTGGAGCGGCGCGCCTCGCCGTTGCGCCTGGCCGGCCTGCTGCTGGCCCTGCTCGGCCTGGCGCTGATCGTCGGCGACAGCCTGCTGCACGCCTCGCTGCCGCTGACCGGCGTGCTGCTGGCGCTCGCCGCGCTGGTCTGCATCACGCTCGGCGCCATCGCGCAGAAGGGTCTGAACCAGACGCCCATGCGCGCCCTGCCGCTGCAGTACGGCCTGTGCCTGCTGGCCAGCCTGGCGCTGCTGCCGACCCAGGAGTGGCGGGTGCAGTTCAATGTCGGCCTGCTCCTGCCGCTGCTGTGGATGGGCCTGGTGATCTCGGTGGGCGCACAGCTGTTGCTGTACCGGCTGATCCGCGCCGGCAACCTGGTCAACGTCACCAGCCTGTTCTACCTGGTGCCGCTGGTCACCGCCCTGCTCGACTACCTGCTGCTGGGCAACCTGCTGTCGCCCAGCGCCATGGCCGGCATGGCGGCGATCCTGCTGGGCCTGGCACTGGTGTTTCGCTTCGCCCCGCAAGGCCGATAA
- a CDS encoding dihydrolipoamide acetyltransferase family protein, which translates to MKYFKLPDLGEGLQEAEIVEWHVKAGDTVKADQLLVSVETAKAIVDIPAPYDGVLVKTFGKEGDILHVGEPLAAYEGEADAGTVVGRLEGGGEAGADNFFVGAAPSTREHLAPRATPAVRQLARQLGVDLAAVQGSGADGLITRADVEGASQGERERFGGEKLRGVRRSMALNMSRAHAEVVPVVIVGDADLHRWREARDPLVRIAQAIAVACEAEPVLNSWFDGKNLSIKRHAQLDLGIAVDTPDGLFVPVLRNVGARSAEDLKEGVARLRADVRARSIPPQEMMGATLTLSNFGTLFGRYANPVVVPPQVAIIGAGGIRDEPVAVDGQVVVHPILPLSLTFDHRAVTGGEAARFLKALVEALQQPE; encoded by the coding sequence ATGAAATATTTCAAACTGCCCGATCTGGGCGAGGGCCTGCAGGAAGCCGAGATCGTCGAGTGGCACGTCAAGGCCGGCGACACGGTCAAGGCCGACCAGTTGCTGGTGTCGGTGGAAACCGCCAAGGCCATAGTCGACATTCCCGCGCCCTATGACGGGGTGCTGGTGAAGACCTTCGGCAAGGAAGGCGACATTCTGCATGTCGGCGAACCGCTGGCCGCCTACGAGGGCGAAGCCGACGCCGGCACCGTGGTCGGGCGCCTGGAGGGTGGTGGCGAGGCTGGCGCGGACAATTTCTTCGTCGGCGCTGCGCCGAGCACCCGCGAACACCTGGCGCCGCGGGCGACGCCGGCGGTACGGCAGCTGGCGCGTCAGCTCGGCGTCGACCTGGCTGCCGTGCAGGGCAGTGGCGCCGACGGCCTGATCACCCGCGCCGATGTCGAGGGCGCCAGCCAGGGCGAGCGCGAGCGCTTCGGCGGCGAGAAATTGCGCGGCGTACGCCGCAGCATGGCGCTGAACATGTCCCGCGCGCATGCCGAGGTGGTGCCGGTGGTGATAGTCGGCGACGCCGATCTGCACCGCTGGCGCGAGGCGCGCGACCCGCTGGTACGCATCGCCCAGGCCATCGCCGTGGCCTGCGAGGCGGAGCCGGTGCTCAACAGCTGGTTCGATGGCAAGAACCTGTCGATCAAGCGCCATGCCCAGCTCGATCTGGGCATCGCCGTGGATACGCCGGACGGCCTGTTCGTGCCCGTGCTGCGCAACGTCGGCGCGCGCAGCGCCGAGGATCTGAAAGAGGGCGTGGCACGCCTGCGCGCCGACGTGCGCGCACGTTCCATCCCGCCGCAGGAGATGATGGGCGCGACCCTGACCCTGTCCAACTTCGGCACCCTGTTCGGCCGCTACGCCAACCCGGTGGTGGTGCCGCCGCAGGTGGCGATCATCGGCGCCGGCGGCATCCGCGACGAGCCGGTGGCGGTCGATGGCCAGGTGGTGGTGCACCCGATCCTGCCGCTGTCGCTGACCTTCGACCACCGCGCCGTCACCGGCGGCGAGGCCGCGCGCTTTCTCAAGGCGCTGGTCGAGGCGCTGCAGCAGCCGGAGTGA